In a genomic window of Nostoc sp. UHCC 0870:
- a CDS encoding peptidoglycan recognition protein family protein, whose translation MRFRDWATRVILISLVFLALSVALLIGEANKLKTNTTTSEPAAIAWSPYPQAKLQSDQIIQEKSQNLLKSPKNNGQSRFRYHTTEAFSKYKPRYLVAAVHPSNYGERYIQDANGVPLNNQPIIVIHETSNSASSAVNFFQTPHEDENMQASYHAIITLDGSVIYLVPPQYRAFGAGNSVFEGLDGAETVETNANLPPSVNNFAYHVSLETPPDGRGNNFLKSHSGYTEAQYHSLAWLIAQSQVPGDRITTHKAVDRSGERVDPLSFDFDKFRGLLDTYRQVNPVYSALPQ comes from the coding sequence ATGAGGTTTAGAGATTGGGCAACTAGGGTAATATTAATTTCTCTAGTGTTTTTAGCCTTGAGTGTGGCACTGTTGATTGGGGAAGCAAATAAACTAAAAACGAATACAACAACATCAGAGCCGGCAGCGATCGCCTGGAGTCCATACCCCCAAGCCAAATTACAATCTGATCAGATCATACAGGAAAAATCTCAAAATCTGCTCAAATCTCCTAAAAATAATGGTCAGAGTAGATTTAGATATCACACCACAGAGGCTTTTAGCAAATATAAGCCTCGATATTTAGTGGCGGCGGTGCATCCTAGCAATTATGGAGAAAGGTATATTCAAGATGCTAATGGCGTACCTTTAAATAATCAGCCAATTATTGTTATTCACGAAACTAGTAATAGCGCATCCAGCGCGGTAAATTTTTTTCAAACACCCCATGAAGATGAAAATATGCAAGCGAGTTACCACGCCATCATTACATTAGATGGAAGTGTGATTTATCTTGTCCCTCCCCAATATCGAGCTTTTGGTGCAGGTAACTCCGTTTTTGAGGGGTTAGATGGGGCTGAAACCGTCGAGACTAACGCTAATTTACCGCCATCTGTGAATAATTTTGCTTACCATGTGTCCTTAGAAACACCACCAGACGGCCGCGGGAATAATTTCTTAAAATCTCATAGTGGCTATACAGAAGCCCAATATCATTCTTTAGCTTGGTTAATTGCTCAAAGTCAAGTTCCAGGCGATCGCATCACTACCCATAAAGCCGTAGACCGTTCTGGAGAAAGAGTTGACCCTTTAAGTTTTGATTTTGATAAGTTTAGGGGTTTACTCGATACCTATCGTCAGGTTAATCCAGTCTATTCAGCATTGCCACAATAG
- the recJ gene encoding single-stranded-DNA-specific exonuclease RecJ produces MQWILTTPEQPPEWFIQLVKQHTPASSGLFAAQLFWQRGIKDKSQLAAFINHKIYQPASPFEFEQEMQLAIARLQQARNAGEKIAIWGDFDADGITSTSVLWDGLGQFFIQHQQLTYYIPNRLKESHGLNEPGIDNLAKQGCKLIVTCDTGSTNIDEIIYAQKLGIDVIVTDHHTLPAERPPVTAIINPRYLPQDHQLFHLSGVAVAYKLVEALYQKLPSIPQDPLENLLDLVAVGLIADLVQLTGDCRYLAQLGIQRLQADLQQPPAMRRRPGVGRLLELCQKNGDRPTDISFGLGPRINAVSRIQGDASFCVELLTSRDVKHCNELAEVTELANTRRKSLQKDVQAQVTQKLTQLDLSTTSVIVLEDPQWPAGVLGLVAGQVAQETGRPTILLSTEGTIENSTPTPLARGSARSINSVDLYQLVKDQAYLLHRFGGHPYAAGLSLPVENIPLFRDAINQQLRQSLGGINLTPTVKADIVVTVADLGKELFLELKLLEPCGMGNPVPKLFIQNCWFENAWHRNQQDWQGKKVQYIKTDFNIHDDSTKNPFPGIWWGHYKEELPLGKCDCIAELDYNTYKKRYEIRLIAVRPSENSELNTQHFAHILDWRNLPSHHSPVPSTQSLILEECPTHWDDLRAWWRRCLYNNQQLAIAWSKPNPQPPKEIWLTLVGIAKYLSRTNQVVTRVQILEKLGISDRALFLGIKALKYWGFTVTRQDRDLQVSWNPSTVSETQGDVAVAQFLAAISEEQFQQQYFAEVPLATIVAMLNRLD; encoded by the coding sequence ATGCAGTGGATTTTAACAACGCCTGAACAACCCCCAGAGTGGTTTATCCAATTAGTAAAACAGCATACGCCTGCATCAAGTGGATTATTTGCAGCCCAATTATTCTGGCAACGGGGCATTAAAGATAAATCACAATTAGCAGCTTTTATTAACCATAAAATATATCAACCAGCTAGCCCATTTGAGTTTGAGCAAGAAATGCAACTAGCAATAGCACGCTTGCAACAGGCACGGAATGCAGGTGAGAAAATAGCCATTTGGGGAGACTTTGACGCGGATGGTATCACTTCTACATCTGTACTTTGGGATGGTTTAGGACAATTTTTCATTCAACATCAACAGTTAACTTATTACATTCCCAATCGCTTAAAAGAATCCCACGGTTTAAATGAACCAGGAATAGATAATTTAGCAAAACAAGGTTGTAAATTAATAGTTACTTGCGATACTGGCAGTACAAATATTGATGAAATTATCTATGCCCAAAAATTAGGTATAGATGTGATAGTGACAGACCACCATACTTTACCCGCAGAACGTCCACCAGTTACAGCAATTATTAATCCTCGCTATTTACCGCAGGATCATCAATTGTTTCATCTGTCTGGGGTGGCGGTGGCTTATAAGTTAGTTGAAGCCCTATATCAAAAATTACCTAGTATTCCCCAAGACCCATTAGAGAACTTATTAGATTTAGTTGCAGTCGGGTTAATTGCCGATTTAGTCCAGTTAACTGGTGATTGTCGATATTTAGCACAGTTGGGTATTCAAAGACTGCAAGCTGATTTGCAACAACCACCAGCGATGCGCCGTAGACCAGGAGTAGGAAGATTATTGGAATTGTGCCAGAAAAATGGCGATCGCCCCACAGATATTTCCTTTGGTTTAGGCCCCCGCATCAACGCTGTTAGTCGCATCCAAGGCGATGCTAGTTTCTGCGTGGAATTACTCACCAGTCGGGATGTAAAACACTGCAACGAATTAGCAGAAGTTACAGAACTAGCTAATACTAGACGTAAATCTCTACAAAAAGACGTACAAGCCCAAGTAACCCAAAAACTCACCCAATTAGACCTTTCAACTACTAGCGTGATTGTCCTAGAAGACCCCCAATGGCCGGCGGGTGTTTTAGGCTTAGTCGCCGGACAAGTCGCCCAAGAAACCGGTCGCCCGACGATTTTGTTAAGTACAGAAGGGACTATTGAAAATTCTACCCCCACTCCCCTAGCAAGAGGCTCTGCCCGTTCGATAAACTCCGTCGATTTATACCAGTTGGTGAAAGACCAAGCTTATTTATTGCATCGCTTTGGCGGACATCCCTATGCGGCTGGTTTGAGTTTACCAGTAGAGAATATCCCTTTATTTAGGGATGCAATTAATCAGCAATTGCGGCAATCTTTGGGTGGTATTAACCTCACTCCCACAGTCAAAGCAGATATAGTAGTCACGGTAGCCGATTTAGGTAAAGAGTTATTTTTAGAACTGAAACTGCTAGAACCTTGTGGGATGGGCAATCCTGTACCCAAATTATTCATTCAAAACTGCTGGTTTGAGAATGCTTGGCATCGTAATCAGCAAGATTGGCAAGGGAAAAAAGTACAGTACATTAAGACTGATTTTAATATTCATGATGATTCTACTAAAAATCCCTTTCCTGGGATTTGGTGGGGACACTACAAAGAAGAATTACCTCTAGGTAAGTGTGATTGCATTGCAGAATTAGACTACAACACCTATAAAAAACGCTATGAAATCAGATTAATCGCCGTCCGTCCCAGTGAAAATTCAGAACTCAACACCCAACACTTCGCACATATCCTAGATTGGCGCAACCTCCCCAGTCACCACTCACCAGTCCCTAGTACCCAATCCCTCATCCTAGAAGAATGCCCTACTCATTGGGATGATTTACGCGCTTGGTGGCGGCGATGTCTATATAATAATCAACAATTAGCGATCGCTTGGTCTAAACCTAATCCTCAACCACCCAAGGAAATTTGGCTGACTTTAGTTGGTATTGCTAAATACCTCAGTCGGACAAATCAAGTAGTTACCCGTGTACAAATTTTAGAGAAATTGGGAATAAGCGATCGCGCCTTATTTTTGGGAATTAAAGCTTTAAAATATTGGGGATTCACTGTTACAAGACAAGACCGTGATTTGCAAGTCAGTTGGAATCCCAGCACTGTCTCTGAAACCCAGGGTGATGTAGCAGTTGCACAGTTTTTAGCCGCCATCAGCGAAGAACAATTTCAGCAGCAGTATTTTGCTGAAGTGCCTTTGGCTACTATTGTGGCAATGCTGAATAGACTGGATTAA
- a CDS encoding PD-(D/E)XK nuclease family protein has protein sequence MLITPTQLLRLSQGHLNLLEICPRKFQHTYLEQLNSPLDPEQEERQTLGSRFHLLMQQREMGLPIHHLLATDTKLQSWMSAFADAAPEIIQPTTDEQTFRESEHYRTLQVQDYLLTVIYDLLIGDSQQAQILDWKTYPKPPDKRKLAQNWQTRLYMYVLAETSTYLPENISMTYWFIQSEGKPQNLKFTYSTSEHEKTAKKLHQLLNKLTNWLALYQQNQPFPQVLAGNKACDYCQFAMKCDRIPTTEEANTQNSLPNLANIQEVSI, from the coding sequence ATGCTGATCACTCCTACTCAACTATTAAGGCTGTCTCAAGGACATCTCAATTTACTGGAGATTTGTCCGCGTAAATTCCAGCACACTTATTTAGAACAACTCAACTCGCCTTTAGATCCTGAACAGGAAGAACGCCAGACTTTAGGTAGTCGCTTTCACTTGCTGATGCAGCAGCGAGAAATGGGTTTACCAATTCATCATCTTTTAGCGACAGATACAAAACTACAAAGTTGGATGTCTGCTTTTGCGGATGCAGCACCAGAGATTATTCAACCTACAACAGATGAGCAAACTTTCCGTGAAAGTGAACATTACCGCACCCTGCAAGTGCAAGATTATTTGCTGACAGTTATTTATGATTTACTCATAGGCGATTCCCAACAAGCCCAAATCTTAGATTGGAAAACTTATCCCAAACCACCAGATAAACGCAAGTTAGCCCAAAATTGGCAAACACGCTTATATATGTATGTCTTAGCAGAAACTAGTACCTACTTGCCAGAAAATATTTCCATGACTTATTGGTTTATCCAGTCTGAAGGTAAACCGCAAAATCTTAAATTTACTTACAGCACTAGCGAACACGAAAAAACAGCTAAAAAACTTCATCAGTTGTTAAATAAATTAACTAATTGGTTAGCACTTTATCAACAAAACCAGCCATTTCCCCAAGTTTTGGCAGGGAACAAAGCCTGTGATTATTGTCAGTTTGCCATGAAGTGCGATCGTATTCCTACTACTGAAGAAGCAAATACTCAAAACTCTTTACCAAATCTCGCTAATATTCAAGAAGTATCAATTTAA
- the def gene encoding peptide deformylase, translating into MPSEIAVEKKKLKNPPLQLHYLGDRVLRQPAKRITKIDDEIRQLIREMLQTMYSSDGIGLAAPQVGVHKQLIVIDCEPDNPENPPLILINPSIKQVSRDVSMAQEGCLSIPGVYLDVKRPEVVEVAYKDENGRPQTLKATDLLGRCIQHEMDHLNGVVFVDRVENSLTLAQELSKNGFSYQAVKPVG; encoded by the coding sequence ATGCCTTCTGAAATTGCTGTTGAGAAAAAAAAGTTAAAAAACCCACCTTTGCAACTTCACTATCTAGGCGATCGCGTCTTGCGTCAACCTGCCAAACGTATCACCAAAATAGATGATGAAATTCGTCAACTGATCCGCGAAATGCTACAAACCATGTACAGCAGTGATGGGATAGGTTTGGCTGCACCCCAAGTAGGAGTTCATAAACAACTGATCGTGATCGACTGCGAACCCGATAACCCTGAAAATCCACCACTGATATTGATTAACCCCAGCATCAAACAAGTCAGCCGCGACGTTTCTATGGCTCAAGAAGGGTGTTTAAGCATTCCTGGCGTATATCTAGATGTAAAGCGTCCCGAAGTGGTGGAAGTGGCTTATAAAGATGAAAATGGCCGTCCCCAAACCCTGAAAGCAACTGACTTACTCGGACGCTGCATTCAGCATGAGATGGATCACCTCAATGGCGTAGTGTTTGTAGATCGTGTGGAAAACTCCTTGACTTTGGCGCAGGAGTTATCTAAGAATGGCTTCTCATATCAAGCAGTCAAACCAGTAGGGTAG
- a CDS encoding cell division protein FtsX: protein MFKFLTKLDYLLKETFLGLLRGGWMNWAAVSTVTVLLFLFGLSLQTSWQVEKLLNQFGSQLEVSVYLDSGTRARSIETLVVQMPDVVNVQTITKEQAWNKLVKELGISDIDGATQQLGENPLVDEMKVKARNPEVVPNLATQLAKLQGVETVQYIDEAVKRIAQLHRGLNWVTLTITSILTLTAIAVTTTTIRLIVLARRQEIEIMQLVGATAAWIYLPFILQGIAFGLVGGAIAWSFISVIQQFISQLLTNQPEFIQFITNGLQLTPAQILLLPLILLSFGASVGLIGSLFAVRRFARS, encoded by the coding sequence ATGTTTAAATTTCTGACAAAACTTGACTACCTGCTGAAAGAAACTTTCCTGGGGTTGCTGCGCGGCGGTTGGATGAATTGGGCGGCTGTTAGTACGGTGACTGTATTATTATTTTTGTTTGGGTTGAGTTTGCAAACTTCTTGGCAAGTGGAAAAACTCCTCAACCAATTTGGTAGTCAGCTAGAGGTATCAGTTTATCTGGATTCTGGTACACGCGCTCGAAGTATTGAAACACTGGTGGTGCAAATGCCAGATGTGGTAAATGTACAAACTATTACCAAAGAGCAAGCTTGGAATAAGTTAGTCAAGGAACTGGGGATTTCTGATATTGATGGTGCGACGCAACAACTAGGCGAAAATCCTTTAGTTGATGAGATGAAGGTGAAAGCACGTAACCCTGAAGTTGTCCCTAATTTAGCTACGCAACTGGCTAAGTTACAGGGGGTGGAAACGGTGCAATATATCGATGAGGCGGTGAAACGTATTGCTCAGTTGCACCGGGGGTTAAATTGGGTGACTTTGACCATTACAAGTATTTTGACATTAACTGCGATCGCAGTCACCACTACTACCATCCGTCTGATTGTCTTAGCGCGTCGCCAGGAAATTGAAATTATGCAGCTAGTGGGTGCAACGGCGGCGTGGATTTACCTACCATTTATTTTACAAGGAATTGCCTTTGGTTTAGTCGGTGGTGCGATCGCTTGGAGTTTCATTTCTGTCATCCAACAGTTCATCAGTCAGTTACTTACCAATCAACCAGAATTTATTCAATTTATTACTAACGGTTTACAACTAACTCCGGCGCAAATTTTACTTTTACCTTTAATTCTGTTAAGTTTTGGTGCATCTGTCGGATTAATAGGAAGTTTATTTGCTGTCAGACGTTTTGCTAGAAGTTAA
- a CDS encoding Uma2 family endonuclease: MVSSLKELIDESRLGLVDDPEERFISSGVSWEFYEALLAKLEDNSHYHVTYLDGILEIVSPSRKHESVKTRLASLIWLYLWKKQIKHFPLGSTTFKNQAKKAGAEPDECYCIGEEKEVPDLVIEVVVTSGSISKLETYRRLGVSEVCFWQLDKLKLYHLRDDAQDEQANIFTDTYGYEAITRSEVLPHLDIALLERCVLISESVEAGNEFYQNI; this comes from the coding sequence ATGGTTAGCAGCCTTAAAGAACTAATTGACGAGTCAAGGCTGGGTCTTGTTGATGATCCAGAGGAAAGATTTATCAGTAGTGGGGTAAGTTGGGAATTTTATGAGGCACTATTAGCCAAACTAGAGGATAACTCCCACTACCATGTTACTTATCTAGATGGAATATTAGAAATTGTGTCGCCATCAAGAAAACATGAATCAGTAAAAACCAGGTTGGCATCCCTGATATGGCTTTACTTATGGAAAAAACAGATTAAACATTTTCCTTTGGGAAGTACAACCTTTAAAAATCAAGCCAAAAAAGCAGGCGCAGAACCAGACGAATGTTACTGCATAGGAGAAGAAAAGGAAGTTCCCGATTTAGTGATAGAAGTAGTTGTTACTAGTGGCAGCATAAGTAAGCTGGAAACTTACCGACGCTTAGGCGTTTCAGAGGTTTGCTTTTGGCAGCTTGACAAACTTAAGCTTTACCATCTGCGAGACGATGCTCAAGATGAACAAGCCAACATTTTTACTGATACTTATGGTTATGAAGCCATAACTAGAAGTGAAGTGTTACCACATTTAGATATTGCTTTGCTAGAGCGGTGCGTTTTAATTTCAGAATCAGTTGAAGCGGGGAATGAATTTTATCAAAATATTTGA